A single window of Streptomyces aquilus DNA harbors:
- the dxr gene encoding 1-deoxy-D-xylulose-5-phosphate reductoisomerase, with the protein MSDSPAPLADPHLVYDPVAGDGPKDVVILGSTGSIGTQAIDLVLRNPDRFRVTALSANGGRVSLLAEQAHRLGVRTVAVAREDVVPALRESLEARYGTGEPLPEILAGPDAAGQVAASDCHTVLNGITGSIGLAPTLAALEAGRTLALANKESLIVGGPLVKALAKPGQIIPVDSEHAALFQALASGTRADVRKLVVTASGGPFRGRTKDELANVSVEDALAHPTWAMGPVITINSATLVNKGLEVIEAHLLYDIPFDRIEVVVHPQSYVHSMVEFTDGSTIAQATPPDMRGPIAIGLGWPERVPDAAPAFDWSKASTWEFFPLDNDAFPSVNLARHVGQLAGTAPAVFNAANEECVEAFRVGALPFNGIMETVTRVVEEHGTPATGTSLTVSDVLEAETWARTRARELAAQTAEARA; encoded by the coding sequence ATGAGTGACAGTCCAGCTCCCCTCGCGGATCCCCACCTCGTCTACGACCCCGTGGCGGGCGACGGCCCCAAGGATGTGGTGATCCTCGGCTCCACCGGCTCGATCGGCACCCAGGCCATCGACCTCGTCCTGCGCAACCCGGACCGCTTCCGGGTCACCGCGCTGTCCGCCAACGGTGGCCGGGTCTCCCTGCTCGCCGAGCAGGCCCACCGGCTCGGGGTGCGGACCGTCGCGGTCGCCCGCGAGGACGTCGTACCGGCACTGCGGGAGTCACTCGAGGCCCGGTACGGCACCGGTGAACCGCTCCCCGAGATCCTCGCCGGACCGGACGCGGCCGGCCAGGTCGCCGCCTCCGACTGCCACACCGTCCTCAACGGCATCACCGGCTCGATCGGCCTCGCCCCGACCCTCGCGGCCCTGGAGGCGGGCCGCACCCTCGCGCTCGCCAACAAGGAGTCGCTCATCGTCGGCGGCCCGCTGGTCAAGGCACTCGCCAAGCCGGGGCAGATCATCCCGGTCGACTCCGAGCACGCGGCCCTGTTCCAGGCCCTGGCGTCCGGGACGCGGGCCGACGTGCGCAAGCTGGTCGTCACCGCCTCCGGCGGCCCGTTCCGCGGCCGTACGAAGGACGAACTGGCGAACGTCAGCGTCGAGGACGCCCTCGCCCACCCCACCTGGGCCATGGGCCCGGTCATCACCATCAACTCCGCGACCCTCGTCAACAAGGGCCTGGAAGTCATCGAGGCGCACCTCCTCTACGACATTCCCTTCGACCGCATTGAGGTCGTCGTGCATCCCCAGTCGTATGTCCACTCGATGGTTGAGTTCACGGACGGATCGACAATCGCCCAGGCGACGCCCCCCGACATGCGCGGGCCGATCGCCATCGGCCTCGGCTGGCCCGAGCGCGTCCCCGACGCGGCCCCCGCCTTCGACTGGAGCAAGGCGTCGACGTGGGAGTTCTTCCCCCTCGACAACGACGCGTTTCCTTCGGTCAACCTTGCGCGGCACGTGGGGCAGCTCGCGGGCACGGCCCCGGCGGTGTTCAATGCCGCCAACGAGGAGTGCGTGGAGGCGTTCCGGGTCGGCGCGCTGCCCTTCAACGGGATCATGGAGACCGTGACGCGTGTCGTGGAGGAGCACGGCACGCCGGCCACGGGAACCTCGCTCACGGTGTCGGACGTCCTCGAAGCGGAGACCTGGGCCCGCACCCGGGCCCGGGAACTGGCGGCACAGACGGCGGAGGCCCGTGCATGA
- a CDS encoding M50 family metallopeptidase, translated as MFILGIAVFAFGLLVSIAWHELGHLSTAKLFGIRVPQYMVGFGPTIWSRKKGDTEYGVKAIPFGGYIRMIGMFPPGPDGRLEARSTSPWRGMIEDARSAAFEELQPGDESRLFYTRKPWKRVIVMFAGPFMNLILAIGLFLTVLMGFGIQQQTTDVASVSPCVISQSENRDTCKKTDKASPAAAAGMKKGDRIVSFAGVRTDDWNTLSDLIRDSAGKTVPIVVERDGKQVPLTAKIATNLVAKKDSSGAYVQGEYVKAGFLGFSAATGVVKQDFGESVTWMTDRVGDAVDSLAALPSKIPALWDAAFGDGPREPDSPMGVVGAARVGGEIATLDIPASQQLAMFVMLLAGFNLSLFLFNMLPLLPLDGGHIAGALWESLRRNLAKLFRRPDPGPFDVAKLMPVAYVVAGIFICFTVLVLIADVVNPVRIS; from the coding sequence ATGTTCATCCTCGGCATAGCGGTCTTCGCGTTCGGACTCCTGGTCTCGATCGCATGGCACGAGCTGGGCCACCTCTCCACGGCCAAGCTCTTCGGCATCCGCGTGCCCCAGTACATGGTCGGCTTCGGCCCGACCATCTGGTCGAGGAAGAAGGGCGACACGGAGTACGGCGTCAAGGCCATCCCCTTCGGCGGCTACATCCGCATGATCGGCATGTTCCCGCCCGGCCCGGACGGCCGCCTGGAGGCCCGCTCCACCTCACCCTGGCGCGGCATGATCGAGGACGCCCGCTCGGCCGCCTTCGAGGAACTCCAGCCCGGTGACGAGTCCCGCCTCTTCTACACGCGCAAGCCGTGGAAGCGCGTGATCGTCATGTTCGCGGGCCCGTTCATGAACCTGATCCTCGCGATCGGCCTGTTCCTGACGGTCCTGATGGGCTTCGGCATCCAGCAGCAGACCACCGACGTCGCCTCGGTCTCCCCGTGCGTGATCTCCCAGAGCGAGAACCGCGACACCTGCAAGAAGACCGACAAGGCCTCCCCGGCCGCGGCGGCCGGCATGAAGAAGGGCGACAGGATCGTCTCCTTCGCCGGGGTGCGGACGGACGACTGGAACACCCTCTCCGACCTCATCCGCGACAGCGCCGGCAAGACGGTCCCGATCGTCGTCGAGCGCGACGGCAAGCAGGTCCCCCTCACGGCCAAGATCGCCACCAACCTCGTCGCGAAGAAGGACTCCAGCGGGGCCTACGTCCAGGGCGAGTACGTCAAGGCCGGCTTCCTCGGCTTCAGCGCCGCCACCGGCGTCGTCAAACAGGACTTCGGCGAGTCGGTGACCTGGATGACGGACCGCGTCGGCGACGCCGTCGACTCCCTCGCCGCCCTGCCCTCCAAGATCCCGGCCCTGTGGGACGCCGCCTTCGGCGACGGCCCCCGCGAACCGGACTCCCCGATGGGCGTGGTCGGCGCGGCCAGGGTCGGCGGCGAGATCGCCACCCTCGACATCCCCGCGTCCCAGCAACTGGCGATGTTCGTGATGCTGCTGGCCGGCTTCAACCTCTCCCTGTTCCTGTTCAACATGCTCCCGCTGCTGCCGCTCGACGGCGGCCACATCGCGGGCGCCCTGTGGGAGTCGCTGCGCCGCAACCTGGCCAAGCTCTTCCGCCGCCCCGACCCGGGCCCGTTCGACGTGGCGAAGCTGATGCCGGTGGCCTACGTCGTGGCGGGCATCTTCATCTGCTTCACGGTCCTGGTCCTCATCGCGGACGTCGTCAACCCGGTGAGAATCTCCTAG
- the ispG gene encoding flavodoxin-dependent (E)-4-hydroxy-3-methylbut-2-enyl-diphosphate synthase, with product MTAISLGMPSVPTRVAERRKSRQIQVGTVAVGGDAPVSVQSMTTTRTSDIGATLQQIAELTASGCQIVRVACPTQDDADALSTIAKKSQIPVIADIHFQPKYVFAAIEAGCAAVRVNPGNIKQFDDKVKEIARAAKDHGTPIRIGVNAGSLDRRLLQKYGKATPEALVESALWEASLFEEHDFRDIKISVKHNDPVVMIEAYKQLAAQCDYPLHLGVTEAGPAFQGTIKSAVAFGALLSQGIGDTIRVSLSAPPVEEVKVGNQILESLNLKQRGLEIVSCPSCGRAQVDVYKLAEEVTAGLTGMEVPLRVAVMGCVVNGPGEAREADLGVASGNGKGQIFVKGEVIKTVPESKIVETLIEEAMKLAEQMEADGVASGEPSVAVAG from the coding sequence ATGACTGCGATTTCTCTCGGCATGCCGTCCGTTCCGACCAGGGTTGCCGAGCGCCGCAAGAGCCGGCAGATCCAGGTCGGCACCGTCGCCGTCGGCGGCGACGCCCCGGTCTCCGTCCAGTCGATGACCACGACCCGTACGTCCGACATCGGCGCGACCCTCCAGCAGATCGCCGAGCTGACGGCGTCCGGCTGCCAGATCGTGCGCGTCGCCTGCCCGACCCAGGACGACGCCGACGCCCTGTCGACGATCGCGAAGAAGTCCCAGATCCCGGTCATCGCGGACATCCACTTCCAGCCCAAGTACGTCTTCGCCGCCATCGAGGCCGGCTGCGCCGCGGTCCGCGTCAACCCCGGCAACATCAAGCAGTTCGACGACAAGGTCAAGGAGATCGCGCGGGCCGCCAAGGACCACGGCACCCCGATCCGCATCGGCGTCAACGCCGGCTCCCTGGACCGCCGCCTGCTCCAGAAGTACGGCAAGGCCACCCCCGAGGCCCTTGTCGAGTCCGCCCTCTGGGAGGCCTCGCTCTTCGAGGAGCACGACTTCCGGGACATCAAGATCTCGGTGAAGCACAACGACCCGGTCGTCATGATCGAGGCGTACAAGCAGCTCGCCGCCCAGTGCGACTACCCCCTCCACCTCGGCGTGACGGAGGCGGGCCCGGCGTTCCAGGGCACGATCAAGTCCGCCGTCGCCTTCGGCGCCCTCCTCTCCCAGGGCATCGGCGACACGATCCGCGTGTCCCTCTCGGCCCCGCCGGTCGAGGAGGTCAAGGTCGGCAACCAGATCCTGGAGTCCCTCAACCTCAAGCAGCGCGGCCTGGAGATCGTCTCCTGCCCGTCCTGCGGCCGCGCCCAGGTCGACGTCTACAAGCTGGCCGAGGAGGTCACGGCCGGCCTGACCGGCATGGAGGTCCCCCTCCGCGTCGCCGTCATGGGCTGCGTCGTCAACGGCCCCGGCGAGGCCCGCGAGGCCGACCTCGGCGTCGCCTCCGGCAACGGCAAGGGCCAGATCTTCGTCAAGGGCGAGGTCATCAAGACCGTCCCGGAGTCGAAGATCGTCGAAACCCTGATCGAGGAAGCCATGAAGCTGGCCGAGCAGATGGAGGCGGACGGGGTGGCGTCGGGCGAGCCGTCGGTGGCGGTCGCCGGCTGA
- a CDS encoding GNAT family N-acetyltransferase, producing MLTQTTSRVLEPSDLDAALAVLDREPVANAFVTSRVQVAGLDPWRLGGEMWGWYEDGLLTSLCYAGANLVPICATPRAVRAFADRARRAGRRCSSIVGPAEPTAELWRLLEPSWGPARDVRAHQPLMVTDRLSADVAPDPYVRRIRKDEMETIMPACVAMFTEEVGVSPMAGDGGLLYQARVAELVGSGRSFARLDADGKVVFKAEIGAATDRACQIQGVWVAPEYRGQGYAAPGMSAVLRYALADVAPVVSLYVNDFNTAARRTYRRVGFEEVGAFMSVLF from the coding sequence GTGTTGACCCAGACGACCTCCCGGGTCCTCGAACCGAGCGACCTGGACGCCGCGCTCGCCGTCCTCGACCGCGAGCCGGTCGCGAACGCCTTCGTGACAAGCCGCGTACAGGTCGCCGGCCTCGACCCCTGGCGGCTCGGCGGCGAGATGTGGGGCTGGTACGAGGACGGCCTGCTGACCTCCCTCTGCTATGCCGGCGCCAACCTGGTCCCCATCTGCGCCACCCCGCGAGCGGTCCGCGCCTTCGCCGACCGCGCCCGGCGCGCGGGCCGCCGCTGCTCCTCGATCGTCGGCCCCGCCGAACCCACCGCGGAACTGTGGCGCCTGCTGGAACCCAGCTGGGGCCCGGCCCGTGACGTCCGCGCCCACCAGCCCCTGATGGTCACCGACCGGCTCTCCGCCGACGTCGCCCCCGATCCGTACGTCCGCCGCATCCGCAAGGACGAGATGGAGACGATCATGCCGGCGTGCGTGGCGATGTTCACCGAGGAGGTCGGCGTCTCCCCGATGGCGGGCGACGGCGGGCTCCTCTACCAGGCGCGGGTCGCCGAACTCGTGGGCTCCGGCCGCTCGTTCGCCCGCCTCGACGCCGACGGCAAGGTCGTCTTCAAGGCGGAGATCGGCGCCGCGACGGACCGCGCCTGCCAGATCCAGGGCGTGTGGGTGGCCCCCGAATACCGGGGCCAGGGTTACGCGGCCCCCGGCATGTCGGCGGTCCTGCGCTACGCCCTCGCGGACGTGGCGCCGGTGGTCAGCCTGTACGTGAACGACTTCAACACGGCGGCGCGGCGGACGTACCGGCGCGTGGGCTTCGAAGAGGTCGGCGCGTTCATGAGCGTCCTGTTCTGA
- a CDS encoding GNAT family N-acetyltransferase codes for MRFPGHGHRRHPDDDIVIGPLDLSARVDEALAVQAVAFGLGADEVAVRRQIVLRHMTYPGARALGATVAGRLVGFVYGMPNDRTHWWSTVVEPYLRAQGHETWLDDSFVITELHVHPHHQNHGIGRSLITTITDSAAEPRSILSAIDTDSPARGLYHSLGYQDLARQVLFPSAPKPYAVMGAPLPLRRR; via the coding sequence ATGCGATTCCCCGGTCACGGACACCGCCGCCACCCCGACGACGACATCGTGATCGGCCCGCTGGATCTCTCCGCCCGCGTCGACGAGGCCCTCGCGGTCCAGGCCGTCGCCTTCGGTCTCGGCGCGGACGAGGTCGCCGTACGACGCCAGATCGTCCTGCGCCACATGACGTACCCGGGCGCACGGGCCCTCGGCGCCACCGTGGCCGGCCGTCTCGTGGGTTTCGTCTACGGCATGCCCAACGACCGCACCCACTGGTGGTCCACGGTCGTGGAGCCGTACCTCCGTGCCCAGGGCCACGAGACCTGGCTGGACGACTCCTTCGTGATCACGGAGCTGCACGTCCACCCGCACCACCAGAACCACGGCATCGGCCGCTCCCTGATCACCACGATCACCGACAGCGCCGCCGAACCCCGCTCGATCCTCTCCGCGATCGACACCGACAGCCCGGCCCGCGGTCTCTACCACTCCCTCGGCTACCAGGACCTCGCCCGCCAGGTCCTCTTCCCGAGCGCCCCGAAGCCGTACGCCGTGATGGGCGCCCCCTTGCCATTGCGGCGCCGATAA